The nucleotide window CCCGCCGCTTGCCATCTTCGAGGAAGGTCAACAGCAGGAGCGCGTGAGATGAGCTGGTCCTTTCCCATCGGGCGGCTGTTCGGGTCCGAGCTGCGGGTGCATGCTACCTTCTTCCTGCTGCTCGCCTGGGTCGCGGCGGCCGCCTGGCCCGCGGGCGGCGCGGCGGCGGCGCTGCTGAACGTCGGCTTCGTCCTCGCACTCTTCGCCTGCGTCGTGGCGCATGAATTCGGTCACGCGCTGACGGCACGGCGTTACGGCATCAAGACCCCCGACATCACCCTGCTGCCCATCGGCGGGCTCGCGCGGCTCGAACGGATGCCCGAGAAGCCCTCGCAGGAGATCCTCGTGGCGCTTGCCGGACCGGCGGTGAACATCGTGATCTGGGCCGTGCTGACGGCGCTTGGCGCGGGCACCGACCTTGCCGGGCTCGCCGACCCCGAGGCAAGCCCCGGCGCGCTGCTGGGCCAGCTTGCGGCGGTGAACCTGTTCCTTGCGCTTTTCAATCTTCTGCCCGCCTTCCCGATGGACGGCGGCCGGGTGCTGCGCGCAGTGCTCGCGACCCGCATGGACCGGGTGCGCGCCACCAACGCGGCGGCGACCGCCGGGCAGATCATGGCATTCCTCTTCGCCTTCTGGGGGCTCGCGTCGGGCAACTTCATGCTGCTGCTCATCGCGCTCTTCGTCTACTTCGCCGGACAGGCGGAAAGCCAGGACGTGGCCTCACGCGCGGTGGCGCGCGGTCTTCAGGCGCGCGACGCGATGATCACCAGCTTCGAGAGCCTGCGCCCCGAGGATCCGCTGCATGTCGCCGGCCAGACCCTGATCCGCACCACCCAGCACGAGTTCCCGGTGCTCGATCCCGACGGCCGCCTCGCCGGCTTTCTCACCCGCACCGCGCTGTTCCACGCCATGGCCGAGGGCCACTCCACCCGCCCCGTGGGCGAGGTCATGGAGGACGTGCCGCAACTCACGCTGGGCACGCCGCTCGACGCGGCACTGGAAGCCCTGGCCGGTGCCCCCGCCCTCGCGGTGACCGATACCGCCGGTCACGTGCTTGGCTACATCACGCGCGAGAATGTCGGCGAGCTGATGATCCTGCGCACCCCACGCTGACTTCGGAGGCGCCGAGGGCCCGAACGGCTTGACCAGACCGCCGCGAATGCTACTGAGACTGTCACGGTGGGCCTGTAGCTCAATTGGTTAGAGCAGGGCGCTCATAACGCCTTGGTTGGGGGTTCGAGTCCCTCCGGGCCTACCAGAAATTGAAATTTTCCCAATAAAATCAATGCCGATGTGGACCACGCACTGCGAAAGTGGTCCATATAGAATCAATGACTTGCAAGCGAAGTGGACCACGGAAATCGGTGTGCCTCGCACCAGTCCCAGCGCGGGGCGCGACACAAGCAACAGCCGCGAGGGCTGCCTTGGTAAGCTGAACGCACCTTTCTTGCCGAGAAGATGTAGCGCCTCGCCGCCGGACTTGGTCGAAGCGCATCCAACCGATAGTGGCGAGATCTCGGTCAGCGCTACAGACGGAGCACGGCGGTCGATATGACGCTCGGAAGGCGGACACCTCCGAAGACTGAGCTCTTGCCGAATCCCCGGATGTTCCACATACGTTCCGCATGCGCATTCACAACCCCATCTTCCCCGAAGGATCTACCCTGTTCATCATCTGGGCGGAAGACCGATGGGGCAGACGCTCTCTAGCCGCGGGCACGTTCGTCGCGGTCAATGCCGCTTGGAACGCTCTACAGGAAGAAGAGCCTGCCGCGACGCTGAACATGCAGCATGGCGCGCGCGTCATGCAGACCAGAGAGCCGCTGCGGTAGGAAAGCTCCCAGCTGCCCATTACTGGCTCAGTAACACTCGTAAGCCATCCAAGCGCTCTGCGCAGCTAGCAGACCTTCCTCGTCACGCATTCCACTGCCCGGGGATCAGCTCCTCCGGCCCTCTGCGGACTTTCGGCTGGTCACACCATTGCCGAAGCGCGGCTTACCTGAACCGGACCTTCGCCTCCCGGCGGCAGCATCTAACTGTCGCGGCGGAGGTGGAAGCCATGCTAAGGAGTCTGTAAATTCAGATTTTTAGGATTTTTTAATGACAACGCCACGCTCGCAGCCGAAGCCCGACAGCCGCAAGTATCACGATCTCATCACGGACATCGAGAAGGGCGTCATCAAAATTCCGAAATTCCAGCGCGAGTTTGTGTGGCCCATCGAAAAGACCGCAGCACTGTTAGACAGCATTGTTAAAGGTTATCCAATCGGCACCTTCATCCTCTGGAAGACTAATCAGCGGATGGCGGATGTGAAGGACGTGGGCAATATCCCGCTGCCAGCCACCCCTGATGATCGGCAGGTCGAATACGTCCTCGACGGCCAGCAACGAATGACCTCGTTATTTGCGGCCTATAGAGGCGCGAAGATACCGCGCGCGGGGTCAAAAAGGGCTCTGTTGCACAAATCCCGTGCGGGATTCATCTCATGAATCCAGCGTGGTAGCCGGGATGCATGAGCAGACCTACACCCGCAACCTACAGGACCAGGAACTGGCCAGCATACAATGATGCGCTCAAGCGCCGGGGCTCACTGTCGATCTGGTTTGACCCCGACATGAGCTGGGATGCCGCGCCGTCAGGCAGGCGCGGCCGTCAGCAGAGCTACAGCGACGCCGCTATTCAGACGTGCCTTACGATGAAGGTTTTGTTCGGCATGGCGCTTCGGCAGACGACAGGCTTCGTCGAAAGCCTGTTGCGGTTGGTCGGCCTCGACTGGGCGGTGCCCGACTTCAGCACGCTGTCCCGCCGCCAGAAGACCCTAGCCGTCAACATCCCCTACCGTGGGTCGAAGGGTCCGCTCCACCTGTTGATCGATAGCACCGGGATCAAGGTCGAGGGCGAAGGCGAGTGGCACGTCCGCAAGCATGGTGGTTCCAAAAGGCGCGTCTGGCGCAAGATCCACTTGGGGATTGATGAGGAAACGCTGGAGGTTCGGGCCGTCGAAATCACAGGGAGCCACATCGGTGATGCGCCGGTGTTACCCGACCTTCTCGATCAAATCCCGCAGGACCAGGAAATCTGTAGCGTCACCGCTGATGGCGCCTACGACACGCGCAAATGCCACGATGTAATCGCTGACCGCGGTGCCCACGCTGTCATCCCGCCCCGCAAGAACGCGAAGCCCTGGAAGGCGATCACCGCCGGAGCCGTGGCGCGAAACGAAGCACTGCGAGCATCGAAATACCTCGGTCGTGCCCTCTGGCGACGATGGAGCGGATACCACCGCCGAAGCCGCGTCGAGACAAAGATGCATTGTGTGAAACTGCTGGGGCAGCGCCTCATGGCACGAGACTTTGACCGACAGGTCGCGGAGCTTCAGGTCCGTATCGCCGTTCTGAACGGGTACACCGCGCTCGGCATCCCTGTCACTGAGCCCGTGGGATAAGTCTGTCCGGGGAAAGGGGAACTTCGGCCATCAGCCGATTTGTGCAACAGAGCCCCGTCCCAGCCGTCGACGGCGCCGGCCTCGAAGCCTTGCGCGTTCAGCACCCGCTGTCCCGCCGCGACGAGCCGCCGCGCGGTCGGCCAGGCGCTGGAGCCGTCGCCGGCGTGCGCTTCGGTGATCTCGACGGCCGTCATGGTCTTCGGCCCGGCGATGCCGTCGATGGCGCCGGCGTAGTAGCCGGCCGAGGCCAGCAGCATCTGGACATGCGTACGATCCATGGTGATTTCCCATGCAAAAAGGCCCGGGCCGTGAGGACCGGGCGGTGCGGTATTGCAGCACCTCAGTGCGTTACACCGGGCGCGTGTTGAGTAAGTCGTTCGGACTCTTCAGTTTCTGTCGGCGGGCGCAGCACGACCCCAGCCCGTCCCGGGTCGCCGTCGTATATTCCCCCATGAATCTGCTGCGCCTGCACCTCTGGCCGTCATCCGCCCTCCGAGCAGAACGGCCCGAATATCCGGCGCCGGCCGCGCAGGTCTTCCATGACGTAATCGACGCAGACGCGGTGCACGCCCGAGGGCTGCGGACAGCCGCCGGTGAAGCGGTCGAAGGTCATGCCGAGGGTGCCCGAGGTTTCCGGACGGTAGGTCCACGCGCCGCTGTCATCGCAGACCGTGCGCCAGCCCTCGCCGGTCGAGATCTGCACGCGGGCCGTCCAGTCGCCGCGCAGGACGCGCTTGATCATGCGGGTATAGAGGACATGATCGCCGTCGAGCTGCAGCGAAACGTCGATCCACGGCCGCTGCGGGGGCCGGTCGTCCCAGGCCTCGGTGAGCGGCTGGAACAGCAGCAGCGCCAGCCAGCTGACGATCAGCATCACGCCGAGGCTGCGGTTGGAGACGTCAGGACGGGTCATTTCTTCCTCCCGATCACGATGGCGACCCACTCGGCGAGCTGGCGCCCGGTAAGGCCGGCAAGGCTCTTGGCGATCGCGTAGCCGGTCATTGCGAGCAGCCCCGCCACCGCATTGCCGTAGATGGCGGGATCCCGGCCCAGCACGTCGAGCACGGGGCCTGGGAACAGGGTGGCGAAGAAGAGCCCGGAGCACACCCGCACCACCGCCATCCGGAAGGTCTGCTCTTCGCTGGTGAGGATCGAGACCAGGATGCCGCCGATCACTGCGGCGAGCATCCAGACGTTCTCGCCCAGCCAGGTTGTCAGGTGCTTCATCACTGCCCCGTCAGCCCAGCGAGATGCCCGCGCGGGCGGCCGCATAGGCCTCGAGCGCGCCGCGCTGCGCGGCGCTGATCCGCTCGCTGAGATAGTGGCCGTGGTAGGTGAAGTCGGCGTCCTGCGTCGCCACCCAGGACCCCGCCGCGTTGAAGGCGCCGCCGAGGGCGAGGTTGTCGACGCGCAGCCCCTCGGTATAGGTCGTGAAGTCCCCGACGAAGCTGCCGGCGACCGGGACGCCGTCGATTCGCAAGGTCGGCCGGCTGACGCCGTTGTGCTCGATGACGAAGACATGCGGGGTGCCGTCGTCGAGCCCGGTCACGTCCCAGGTCTCGCGCCGGGCCGCCGCCGCGCTCTCGCCGTCGTTGAGGCAGACGAAGCGCAGCGCGTTGTTCTGGATCTGCACCGCCCAGCCCGGGTCGCCGTTCTGCACGTCGTTCCAGCCGAGGACGGTCTTCGAGCCCGAGCCGGGGAAGGCATCGAAGCCCAGCACGAGAACGAGCGTCATGTCGGGCAGCACCAGGGGCGCACCGATGGCGCCGTCCTCGAGCTCGGCGGTGGTGATGACGCCAAGCTGCGGATCCGCCCCATCGCCCGCACCGAAGTGGAGCCCGCCGTCGTGGTTGGTCTCGGCGTAGAGCGTGCCGCTCACCTCGCCGGTGATCACCAGCCCCTCGATGCAGTCGGCATTGGCGATGTCTTCCCAGCGGCGGACCTCGACCCCGTCGGTCTTGCGCAGCTTGATGATGTCGCCGTTGATGCCGTTGGTCCCGAAGGTGGCGAAGATGAAGTCTCCGAAGACCGTGATGTGGTCCGAGTTGAAGGCGACGGTCACGACACGCGCGAGCGCCCCGCTCGTCGGGTTGTATTCCCGGATCTTGAGCTGACCCCATCGAGTGGTCCAGGTTAAATGCTAATGCATGGTCGGCCTTCGATCTATAGGGATGAAGGCCTCTGGCGCCGGCGCCCGATATCCGAGGGCACTATGCGGCCGGTCCCTGTTGTAGTGTTTTCGCCATCTTTCGATGAGGATTTGCGCCTCCCTCAACGAGTAGAAAATCTCGCCATTTGGTAGCTCATCCCGGAAGCGCGCATTGAAGCTCTCGCAGTATCCGTTCTCCCAGGGTGACCCGGGCTCGATGTAGGCGGTCTTCGCCCCCACCAGCTCGATCCAGTCGCGGACCTTCTGCGCGATGAACTCGGGACCATTGTCAGACCGGATGAACCGCGGCGGACCGCGCTGGATGAAGAGATCGGTCAGGGCGTCCATGACATCGGTGGAGTTCAGTCGCCTGTCGACACGGATCATTAACGCCTCCCGCGTATATTCATCGAGGATGTTGAGCGTCCGGTAAGCCCGGCCGTCACTGGTCCGGTCCTGCACGAAGTCGTAGGACCAGACGTGGTTGGGATGTTCAGGCTTCAGCCGCACACAGGAGCCGTCGTTCAGCCAGAGGCGGCCGCGTTTCTTCTGCTTGTGCGGGACCTTGAGCCCTTCGCGCCGCCAAATGCGCGCCACCCGCTTGTGGTTCACCTGCCAGCCCGCCCGGCGCAGCAGCACGGCGACCCGGCGGTAGCCGTAGCGGCCATACTCCCGAGCCAGTTCGATGACGTCGGCGGTCAGCCGCGCCTCGTCTTCCCGGCCCTGTGGTGGTTTGCGTTGCGTGGAGCGGTGCTGGCCAAGCACCCGGCAGGCCCGGCGTTCGGAGATGCCGAGTGTCTGGCATACATGCTCCACGCACTCGCGGCGGCGCGAAGGGCTTAGAAGTTTCCCCGAGCAGCCTCGGTCAGGATCAGCTTCTCGAGCGTCAGGTCAGATACCGCCCGCCGCAGCCTCAAGTTCTCCTTCTCGAGCTCCTTCAGCCGCGACAACTGTGCCCGGTTCATCCCGCCATACTGCTTCCGCCAGCGGTAGAACGTGTGCTGCGATATCCCGATCTGGCGCACCGCATCGGCCATCGACAGGCCCTGGCCGTGCAACACCTCGACCTGACGCAGCT belongs to Salipiger profundus and includes:
- a CDS encoding site-2 protease family protein, which gives rise to MSWSFPIGRLFGSELRVHATFFLLLAWVAAAAWPAGGAAAALLNVGFVLALFACVVAHEFGHALTARRYGIKTPDITLLPIGGLARLERMPEKPSQEILVALAGPAVNIVIWAVLTALGAGTDLAGLADPEASPGALLGQLAAVNLFLALFNLLPAFPMDGGRVLRAVLATRMDRVRATNAAATAGQIMAFLFAFWGLASGNFMLLLIALFVYFAGQAESQDVASRAVARGLQARDAMITSFESLRPEDPLHVAGQTLIRTTQHEFPVLDPDGRLAGFLTRTALFHAMAEGHSTRPVGEVMEDVPQLTLGTPLDAALEALAGAPALAVTDTAGHVLGYITRENVGELMILRTPR
- a CDS encoding DUF262 domain-containing protein; its protein translation is MTTPRSQPKPDSRKYHDLITDIEKGVIKIPKFQREFVWPIEKTAALLDSIVKGYPIGTFILWKTNQRMADVKDVGNIPLPATPDDRQVEYVLDGQQRMTSLFAAYRGAKIPRAGSKRALLHKSRAGFIS
- a CDS encoding IS5 family transposase, which translates into the protein MSRPTPATYRTRNWPAYNDALKRRGSLSIWFDPDMSWDAAPSGRRGRQQSYSDAAIQTCLTMKVLFGMALRQTTGFVESLLRLVGLDWAVPDFSTLSRRQKTLAVNIPYRGSKGPLHLLIDSTGIKVEGEGEWHVRKHGGSKRRVWRKIHLGIDEETLEVRAVEITGSHIGDAPVLPDLLDQIPQDQEICSVTADGAYDTRKCHDVIADRGAHAVIPPRKNAKPWKAITAGAVARNEALRASKYLGRALWRRWSGYHRRSRVETKMHCVKLLGQRLMARDFDRQVAELQVRIAVLNGYTALGIPVTEPVG
- a CDS encoding peptidoglycan-binding domain-containing protein; amino-acid sequence: MDRTHVQMLLASAGYYAGAIDGIAGPKTMTAVEITEAHAGDGSSAWPTARRLVAAGQRVLNAQGFEAGAVDGWDGALLHKSADGRSSPFPGQTYPTGSVTGMPSAVYPFRTAIRT
- a CDS encoding IS3 family transposase (programmed frameshift), with amino-acid sequence MAGKREKPEDIVTKLRQVEVLHGQGLSMADAVRQIGISQHTFYRWRKQYGGMNRAQLSRLKELEKENLRLRRAVSDLTLEKLILTEAAPGKLLSPSRRRECVEHVCQTLGISERRACRVLGQHRSTQRKPPQGREDEARLTADVIELAREYGRYGYRRVAVLLRRAGWQVNHKRVARIWRREGLKVPHKQKKRGRLWLNDGSCVRLKPEHPNHVWSYDFVQDRTSDGRAYRTLNILDEYTREALMIRVDRRLNSTDVMDALTDLFIQRGPPRFIRSDNGPEFIAQKVRDWIELVGAKTAYIEPGSPWENGYCESFNARFRDELPNGEIFYSLREAQILIERWRKHYNRDRPHSALGYRAPAPEAFIPIDRRPTMH